From one Novosphingobium sp. genomic stretch:
- a CDS encoding GNAT family N-acetyltransferase, with protein sequence MGWRAMEEADMAAVTAVSDAVHGDYTEPLAVYAERQRLFPAGCFVFDRGQGVEGYLIVHPWRHGGPPPLGELMGALPEAADSLYLHDLALMPSARGTGAGAQGAAIALEIAAAHGWRDVYLLAVNGAETFWASRGFAPVADPALAEAVCETYGDVVYMHRVVD encoded by the coding sequence ATGGGTTGGCGCGCCATGGAAGAGGCCGATATGGCCGCAGTCACCGCCGTGTCGGATGCGGTCCATGGCGATTACACCGAGCCTCTGGCGGTCTATGCCGAGCGCCAAAGGTTGTTCCCCGCCGGCTGCTTCGTCTTCGACCGGGGGCAGGGCGTGGAGGGCTATCTCATCGTCCACCCATGGCGCCATGGCGGGCCGCCGCCGTTGGGCGAGCTGATGGGCGCGCTGCCCGAGGCCGCCGACAGTCTCTATCTTCACGATCTGGCGCTGATGCCCTCGGCGCGGGGCACGGGGGCCGGGGCGCAAGGCGCGGCCATCGCGCTGGAAATCGCCGCGGCGCATGGCTGGCGCGATGTCTATCTGCTGGCGGTCAATGGCGCGGAGACGTTCTGGGCCTCACGCGGCTTTGCGCCGGTTGCGGACCCTGCGCTGGCCGAGGCGGTATGCGAGACCTATGGCGATGTCGTCTATATGCATCGCGTGGTGGATTAA
- a CDS encoding benzoate/H(+) symporter BenE family transporter, with the protein MTRALPPLSAWSSAVIAALIGFGGTIALIVQAMQAMGASVLQTASAVTALCLGIALAGTALSWRLRIPVVLAWSTPGAALLAASGAASPVSWPMAVGAFVCAAVLMILLGAIPALGRLAERIPGAIASAMLAGILLPFCLGLFKVAGADPLLVTLILIVFLAARQRAPLYALLLALGSGAALSLLRGDLKPLPPGATLGVLSPAMPSAQIGTLIGIGVPLFLVTLVSQNLPGLLVLRTAGYQPKPAPLLTVTGIASLIGAPFGAHGVNLAAITAAICTSSDAHPDHARRWSVGLLYAGCYLVLALFSPILVRFFLALPHDVIAALTGLALIPALLGATEGAMAAREERDAAITTLLVTASGLTLFHLGAAFWGLAAGFVALGIRAALKR; encoded by the coding sequence ATGACACGCGCTCTTCCTCCTCTTTCCGCATGGTCCTCGGCTGTTATCGCGGCGCTGATCGGCTTTGGCGGCACCATCGCGCTGATCGTTCAGGCCATGCAGGCCATGGGCGCATCGGTGCTGCAGACGGCCTCGGCGGTGACGGCGCTGTGCCTGGGCATCGCTCTGGCGGGAACCGCGCTCTCTTGGCGGCTGCGCATTCCGGTGGTTCTGGCCTGGTCGACGCCGGGCGCGGCGCTGCTGGCGGCATCGGGCGCTGCATCGCCGGTGTCGTGGCCCATGGCGGTGGGCGCCTTTGTCTGTGCCGCCGTGCTGATGATCCTGCTGGGCGCCATCCCCGCGCTGGGGCGGCTGGCCGAGCGCATCCCCGGTGCCATCGCCTCGGCCATGCTGGCGGGCATCCTGCTGCCCTTCTGCCTTGGCCTGTTCAAGGTGGCGGGGGCCGATCCGCTGCTGGTGACGCTGATCCTGATCGTCTTTCTGGCGGCGCGGCAGCGGGCACCGCTCTATGCGCTGCTGCTGGCGCTGGGCTCGGGCGCGGCGCTGAGCCTGTTGCGCGGCGACCTCAAGCCCCTGCCCCCCGGCGCCACGCTGGGCGTGCTGAGCCCCGCCATGCCCAGCGCGCAGATCGGCACGCTGATCGGCATCGGCGTGCCGCTGTTTCTGGTGACTCTGGTGTCGCAGAACCTGCCGGGCCTGCTGGTGCTGCGCACGGCGGGCTATCAGCCCAAACCGGCCCCGCTGCTGACGGTCACCGGCATCGCCTCGCTGATCGGCGCGCCTTTCGGAGCGCATGGCGTCAATCTGGCCGCGATCACCGCCGCCATCTGCACCAGCAGCGACGCCCATCCCGACCATGCTCGCCGCTGGAGTGTGGGGCTGCTCTATGCGGGCTGCTATCTGGTGCTGGCGCTGTTCTCGCCGATCCTGGTGCGCTTTTTCCTGGCCCTGCCGCATGACGTGATCGCGGCGCTGACCGGCCTTGCCCTGATCCCCGCGCTGCTCGGCGCGACCGAGGGCGCCATGGCCGCGCGCGAGGAGCGCGATGCCGCGATCACCACATTGCTGGTCACCGCATCCGGCCTGACGCTGTTCCATCTGGGCGCGGCCTTCTGGGGGCTGGCGGCGGGCTTTGTCGCGCTGGGCATAAGGGCCGCGTTGAAGCGTTAG
- a CDS encoding glycosyl hydrolase family 28 protein → MLSRRGFTLASLALWPGGKALAATSQQKSASIRDFGARPDGATFATSAMQAGIDHLARQGGGTLTIPPGTYLSGALFMKPGVHLHLERGSVLKCTTDMVHFPRQRTRIEGHVEEHFTPALINADRCDGLRITGEGVLDGSGMAIWERFWALRKQAADPGNFPNVGIDRARLALIQHSRDVLIEGITFKDSQFWNLHLYACRKVEVRHARFLVPDDYAWAPSSDGIDVDSCQDVLIENCFFSVTDDCIAAKGTKGLHALEDTASPPVERLHIRNCEFRRGHQAFSCGSEATVVRDVLIEDCVVSGAINLLMLKLRPDTPQLYENIALRNIRLASDGGRILLIRPWTQYTNLQGNAPPHSTVRNITLSGLTGSFGAWGEVRPDPQVTVTGVRLDSIDLRLHRPDKLPVAGAQVEMHHVVVNGVAVS, encoded by the coding sequence ATGCTGTCACGCCGCGGATTTACGCTGGCCTCGCTTGCCCTCTGGCCCGGCGGCAAGGCGCTGGCAGCCACCTCGCAACAAAAATCCGCCTCGATCCGCGATTTCGGCGCGCGGCCCGATGGCGCGACATTCGCCACATCGGCCATGCAGGCGGGTATCGACCATCTGGCGCGGCAAGGCGGCGGCACGCTGACCATTCCGCCGGGCACCTATCTGAGCGGCGCCCTTTTCATGAAACCCGGCGTTCATCTTCATCTGGAGCGGGGCAGCGTGCTCAAATGCACCACCGACATGGTGCATTTCCCGCGCCAGCGCACCCGCATCGAAGGCCATGTCGAGGAGCATTTCACCCCGGCCCTCATCAATGCCGACCGCTGCGACGGGCTGCGCATCACCGGCGAGGGCGTGCTCGACGGATCGGGCATGGCGATCTGGGAGAGGTTCTGGGCCCTGCGCAAACAGGCCGCCGACCCCGGCAATTTCCCCAATGTCGGCATCGACCGCGCGCGGCTCGCGCTGATCCAGCATTCGCGGGACGTGCTGATCGAGGGGATCACCTTCAAGGATTCGCAATTCTGGAACCTGCATCTCTACGCCTGCCGCAAGGTGGAGGTGCGCCACGCCCGCTTCCTCGTGCCCGACGATTACGCCTGGGCGCCCAGCAGCGACGGGATCGATGTCGACAGTTGTCAGGATGTGCTGATCGAAAACTGCTTCTTCTCGGTCACCGACGATTGCATCGCCGCCAAGGGCACCAAGGGGCTGCATGCGCTGGAGGACACCGCCAGCCCGCCGGTCGAGCGCCTCCATATCCGCAACTGTGAGTTCCGGCGCGGGCATCAGGCCTTTTCCTGCGGCAGCGAGGCGACGGTGGTGCGCGACGTGCTGATCGAGGATTGCGTGGTCAGCGGGGCGATCAACCTGCTGATGCTCAAGCTGCGCCCGGACACGCCACAGCTTTACGAGAACATCGCGCTGCGCAACATCCGGCTGGCCAGTGATGGCGGGCGTATCCTGCTGATCCGCCCCTGGACGCAATACACCAATCTGCAGGGCAATGCGCCACCCCATTCGACGGTGCGCAATATCACGCTCAGCGGGCTGACAGGCTCCTTTGGCGCATGGGGCGAGGTGCGGCCCGACCCACAGGTGACGGTTACGGGCGTGCGGCTCGACAGCATCGACCTGCGGCTGCACAGGCCTGACAAGCTGCCCGTGGCGGGCGCGCAGGTCGAAATGCACCATGTCGTGGTGAATGGGGTGGCTGTGTCCTAA
- a CDS encoding sugar-binding domain-containing protein: protein MRRRMGFIASIAALHALLPGAAMAQRASQAVPSPRQSFNLNGDWRMQIGDDAGFSQALHDETGWSTVSLPHAFNEDQAFAVDGHQHAEGIIWYRKHITLPADAPKGRAFLEFQGVRQAADVWVNGQEVGFSENGVMAFGVDITAALKPGDNVIAVRVDNHWDYRERASNTKFQWEDKNFYANFGGINKAVRLHLTGPVYQTLPLYSSLGSSGAYIWADGFDLPHGAATLHAESEVRNAGKAPLNVHYSVLLRDPQGRQVARFSGEQQTIAPGATATLHAQQHLSGLHFWSWGYGYLYKLTGVLSDDAGRVIDAVDINTGFRATQFDHGVLRLNGKVLQLKGYAQRSTNEWPALGTDAPPWMSDFSNGLITGSNGNLVRWMHVTPAKQDIESADRLGLIQAMPAGDSEGDPQDRRWDQRVAVMRDAIIYNRNNPSILFYESGNHGITDAHMAQMRALKEQWDPHGGRAIGSREMLGSTTAEYGGEMLYINKSATKPLWAMEYSRDEAARANQDEDTPPFHKDAPDYNRNVETMAVEDVRRWWDYYQQRPGGGDRASAGGVKIGFTDSNSHFRGDNNYRRSGVVDALRLPKDPWYVHQAMWDGWVEAGGHHVHMIGHWTYPAGTRRTVQVVSNGEAVELFLNGRSLGKGERDSGFLFTFKDVAFAPGTLRAVASFADGRKAEQVLETAGAPAAIRLTPHTGPRGLLADGSDVMMVDVEVVDAQGRRVPTAFNPVTFTLDGPAEWRGGMAQGDSSGKPRPTVAVMPPTYAGTTSFAGVARDEDNFILARHLPVELGINRVLIRSTPQAGTIHLAASAPGLKSATLETHSHAVPSSGGLSTLFPEDSQPADLSRGPTPTGETVVPRFATLHPVEIIAGSNQQTAAASHDDNEATTWSSDGKPENAWIEYRFARPESMSQLSLRLTGWRIRSYPIRVTLDGKVIFEGETPKSLGYVNLPMAPARGTRLRITLTGPTADRDAFGKIVEVKNDKVAASVGADSVPAGWHLSVVEADLLGPVKK from the coding sequence ATGCGCCGCAGAATGGGATTTATCGCCTCGATCGCCGCCCTGCACGCCCTGCTGCCCGGCGCCGCGATGGCCCAGCGCGCCTCGCAAGCGGTGCCCTCGCCGCGCCAGAGCTTCAACCTCAACGGCGACTGGCGGATGCAGATCGGGGATGACGCCGGTTTCTCGCAAGCCCTCCATGACGAGACAGGCTGGTCCACCGTCAGCCTGCCGCATGCCTTCAACGAGGATCAGGCCTTTGCCGTCGATGGCCACCAGCATGCCGAGGGCATCATCTGGTATCGCAAGCATATCACCCTGCCCGCCGATGCTCCCAAAGGCCGCGCTTTCCTTGAGTTTCAGGGCGTGCGCCAGGCCGCCGATGTCTGGGTCAACGGGCAGGAGGTGGGCTTCAGCGAGAATGGCGTGATGGCCTTCGGCGTGGACATCACCGCCGCGCTGAAACCCGGCGACAATGTGATCGCGGTGCGGGTCGACAATCACTGGGACTATCGCGAACGCGCCAGCAACACCAAATTCCAGTGGGAAGACAAGAACTTCTACGCCAATTTCGGCGGCATCAACAAAGCGGTGCGCCTGCATCTGACCGGGCCGGTCTACCAGACGCTGCCGCTCTACAGCAGTCTGGGCAGCAGCGGCGCCTATATCTGGGCCGATGGCTTCGATCTGCCTCATGGCGCCGCCACGCTGCATGCCGAAAGCGAGGTGCGCAATGCGGGCAAGGCCCCACTGAACGTGCATTACAGCGTACTGCTGCGCGATCCGCAAGGCAGGCAGGTGGCGCGTTTCTCGGGCGAGCAGCAGACCATCGCCCCCGGCGCCACCGCCACGCTACATGCCCAGCAACACCTCTCCGGCCTGCATTTCTGGAGCTGGGGCTATGGCTATCTCTACAAGCTGACCGGCGTGCTGAGCGACGATGCGGGCCGCGTGATCGACGCGGTGGACATCAACACCGGTTTCCGCGCCACCCAGTTCGACCATGGCGTGCTGCGCCTCAACGGCAAGGTGCTGCAACTCAAGGGCTATGCCCAGCGCTCGACCAATGAATGGCCAGCGCTGGGCACCGACGCCCCGCCATGGATGAGCGACTTTTCCAACGGCCTCATCACCGGCAGCAATGGCAATCTGGTGCGCTGGATGCATGTCACCCCGGCCAAGCAGGACATTGAATCCGCCGACCGCCTGGGCCTGATCCAGGCCATGCCCGCCGGCGATTCCGAAGGCGATCCGCAAGACCGCCGCTGGGACCAGCGCGTGGCGGTGATGCGCGATGCCATCATCTACAACCGCAACAACCCCTCGATCCTGTTCTACGAGAGCGGCAATCACGGCATCACCGATGCCCATATGGCGCAGATGCGCGCGCTGAAGGAGCAATGGGACCCGCATGGCGGCCGCGCCATCGGCTCGCGCGAGATGCTCGGCTCCACCACAGCCGAATATGGCGGCGAGATGCTCTACATCAACAAGAGCGCAACCAAGCCCCTCTGGGCGATGGAATATTCGCGCGATGAAGCCGCCCGCGCCAATCAGGATGAGGACACGCCCCCGTTCCACAAGGATGCCCCCGATTACAACCGCAATGTCGAAACCATGGCGGTGGAGGATGTGCGCCGCTGGTGGGATTATTACCAACAACGCCCCGGCGGCGGCGATCGTGCCAGCGCGGGCGGGGTAAAAATTGGCTTTACCGACAGCAATTCGCATTTCCGGGGAGACAACAACTATCGCCGCTCAGGCGTGGTCGATGCGCTGCGGCTGCCCAAGGACCCGTGGTATGTGCATCAGGCAATGTGGGACGGCTGGGTTGAGGCGGGCGGGCACCATGTCCATATGATCGGCCACTGGACCTATCCGGCGGGCACGAGGCGCACGGTTCAGGTCGTCTCGAATGGCGAGGCGGTGGAGCTGTTCCTCAATGGCCGCTCGCTGGGCAAGGGGGAGCGCGACAGCGGTTTCCTCTTCACCTTCAAGGATGTCGCTTTTGCGCCCGGCACGCTGCGTGCCGTCGCCAGCTTTGCCGATGGCCGCAAGGCCGAGCAGGTACTGGAAACCGCAGGCGCCCCCGCGGCGATCCGCCTGACGCCCCATACCGGCCCCAGGGGCCTGCTGGCGGATGGATCGGATGTGATGATGGTCGATGTCGAGGTGGTCGACGCCCAAGGGCGCCGCGTGCCCACCGCCTTCAACCCCGTCACCTTCACTCTGGATGGCCCTGCCGAGTGGCGCGGCGGCATGGCGCAGGGCGACAGCTCGGGCAAGCCGCGCCCCACGGTGGCGGTGATGCCGCCCACCTATGCCGGGACGACCAGCTTTGCCGGTGTCGCGCGCGATGAGGACAATTTCATCCTCGCCAGACATCTGCCGGTGGAACTGGGCATCAACCGGGTGCTGATCCGCTCGACGCCGCAGGCCGGGACGATCCATCTTGCCGCCTCGGCGCCGGGGCTGAAAAGCGCGACGCTTGAGACGCACAGCCACGCCGTGCCCTCCAGCGGCGGCCTGTCCACCCTCTTTCCCGAAGACTCGCAGCCCGCCGATCTCTCACGCGGGCCCACCCCGACCGGGGAGACCGTGGTGCCGCGTTTCGCCACCCTGCATCCGGTGGAGATCATCGCAGGATCGAACCAGCAAACCGCCGCGGCCAGCCATGACGACAATGAAGCCACCACCTGGAGCAGCGACGGCAAACCCGAAAACGCCTGGATCGAATATCGCTTCGCCCGCCCTGAAAGCATGTCGCAACTGTCGCTACGGCTGACGGGCTGGCGCATCCGCTCCTATCCCATCCGGGTGACGCTGGACGGCAAGGTGATCTTTGAAGGCGAGACGCCCAAATCGCTGGGCTATGTCAATCTGCCGATGGCGCCTGCACGCGGCACACGGCTGCGCATCACGCTGACGGGCCCCACCGCCGACCGCGACGCCTTCGGCAAGATCGTCGAGGTCAAGAACGACAAGGTCGCCGCCAGCGTCGGCGCGGACAGCGTCCCTGCGGGCTGGCACCTCAGCGTCGTCGAGGCCGATCTGCTGGGGCCGGTGAAGAAATAG
- a CDS encoding FadR/GntR family transcriptional regulator — MLDALGRAIVTGAFKGKAFPTESDLAHTYDVSRSVTREATKMLSAKGLLTARPRQGTSIQPEASWNLFDTDVLRWLLEREFSLELLSHFTQLRVAIEPMAAELAARNASPQGLALIHAAYRRMEAAEQGKDDGLLADIAFHVAILEASNNPFYAQFRDVVGTALKKSIVFTNRFAGRQASLPAHKAVMDAIEAGDTANSYATMSMIVREVMLLIDVAGREGERIAHEL, encoded by the coding sequence ATGCTCGATGCGCTGGGGCGGGCGATCGTCACCGGGGCGTTCAAGGGCAAGGCCTTCCCGACCGAGAGCGATCTGGCCCATACCTATGACGTCAGCCGCTCGGTCACGCGCGAGGCCACCAAGATGCTGAGCGCCAAGGGCCTGCTGACGGCCCGGCCGCGTCAGGGCACCAGCATCCAGCCCGAAGCCTCATGGAACCTGTTCGACACCGATGTGCTGCGCTGGTTGCTCGAGCGGGAGTTCTCGCTGGAGCTGCTTTCCCACTTCACCCAGTTGCGTGTTGCCATCGAGCCGATGGCGGCCGAACTGGCGGCGCGCAATGCCTCGCCGCAGGGGCTGGCGCTGATCCATGCGGCCTATCGCCGCATGGAGGCCGCCGAGCAGGGCAAGGATGACGGGCTGCTGGCCGATATCGCCTTCCATGTCGCCATTCTGGAAGCCTCGAACAATCCCTTCTATGCGCAGTTCCGCGATGTGGTGGGCACGGCGCTGAAGAAGTCGATCGTCTTCACCAACCGCTTTGCGGGCCGACAGGCCAGCCTGCCGGCGCACAAGGCGGTGATGGATGCGATCGAGGCGGGTGACACCGCCAATTCCTATGCCACCATGTCGATGATCGTGCGCGAGGTGATGCTGCTGATCGACGTGGCGGGGCGCGAAGGGGAGCGCATCGCCCACGAGCTGTAA
- a CDS encoding beta-galactosidase → MRIKLPRLKSLLLMASAATMACATVSRADQPAAPHTIAFDQYSFLVDGKRVYLWSGEFHPYRLPSPELWRDIFQKMKAAGFNTTSIYFSWGYHSPREGEYDFTGIRDMDRVLDEAQKAGIYVIARPGPYINAEVDSGGFPLWLTQKPVKNRSPDPDYIRLGDEWLTQIDKIIARHQLSDGRGSVIAYQIENEYYNGDEKGRDYIQHLRDKAKADGITVPLVGNHNDTFVSGKGAMDVTGWDYYPQGFDCSHPEQWKPAPDMAAHRHAGQPLFTAEFQGGAFDPWGGPGYAQCAKLINDRFANVFYKENIAAGATAQNFYMLYGGTSWGWQAIPQNYTSYDYGAAITEARQFEPKYYEDKRIGYLVTGLPALLKTDDLKPRAPDNPRLVEIARINPETGTQFHLLRHGDTTASTVESTHIALSLKEGAFPRIPQQPGTAIRIDGRESKLLVADAKIGAATLVYSTSEVMTQAAIGGRDVGVLYGRAGSDGETALAFKAKPQIKVLDGQATTSWSKGILRINYQHHGLLRLLIEGGERPLLLLIGENSATDRIWRQDTAQGPVLLLGSHLLRSAHGDGDTLALTGDGDADNHAEVLAGKAQRITWNGAPVQVAPTPSGTLAFDLPVPKALTLPALDHWTSREDQPETSPAFDDKGWKQADLTASSSVTKPGSLPVLFADDYGFHTGNTWYRGHFSGKAAPSGIKLNVKSGGPAGAFSVWLNGHFLGSVTSNETGAFSFPANLVVAGDNVVSVLTVNMGHEEDYNSTGENRTARGIVAAVPLGAGADAIRWRLQGAVTGQDALRGPYNLGGLHGEREGWPTSHDTAGWTRTSLPADTATPGIRWYRSDVTLDLPQGQDSSLSLAIQDPPGRHYRALIFVNGWQMGHYIADMGPQSRFPIPSGVLDGHGVNHIAIAVWKTDDTQGGLGHVSLIDEGSFTAPDTAR, encoded by the coding sequence ATGAGGATCAAACTCCCCCGCCTCAAATCCCTGCTGCTGATGGCTTCGGCGGCCACCATGGCCTGCGCCACCGTGTCCCGCGCCGACCAGCCTGCGGCGCCGCATACCATCGCCTTCGATCAGTACAGCTTCCTTGTCGATGGCAAGCGGGTCTATCTCTGGTCGGGCGAGTTCCATCCCTATCGCCTGCCGAGCCCTGAATTGTGGCGCGACATCTTCCAGAAAATGAAGGCGGCGGGCTTCAACACCACTTCGATCTATTTCTCATGGGGCTATCACTCGCCGCGTGAGGGTGAGTATGATTTCACAGGCATTCGCGACATGGACCGCGTGCTGGATGAGGCGCAGAAGGCGGGGATCTATGTCATCGCCCGTCCCGGTCCCTACATCAATGCCGAGGTCGACAGCGGTGGCTTTCCCCTCTGGCTGACGCAAAAGCCGGTGAAGAACCGCAGTCCCGATCCCGACTACATCAGGCTGGGCGATGAATGGCTGACCCAGATCGACAAGATCATCGCAAGACATCAGTTGTCGGACGGGCGGGGCAGCGTCATCGCCTATCAGATCGAAAACGAATATTACAACGGCGACGAAAAGGGCCGCGACTATATCCAGCATCTGCGTGACAAGGCCAAGGCCGATGGCATCACCGTGCCGCTGGTCGGCAATCACAACGATACGTTCGTGTCGGGCAAAGGCGCGATGGATGTCACCGGCTGGGATTACTATCCGCAGGGCTTCGACTGCTCGCATCCCGAACAATGGAAGCCCGCGCCCGATATGGCCGCGCATCGCCATGCCGGGCAGCCGCTGTTCACCGCCGAGTTCCAGGGCGGCGCCTTCGACCCATGGGGCGGCCCCGGCTATGCCCAATGCGCGAAGCTGATCAACGACCGCTTCGCCAATGTCTTCTACAAGGAGAACATCGCGGCGGGCGCCACGGCGCAGAATTTCTACATGCTCTATGGCGGCACCTCATGGGGCTGGCAGGCGATCCCGCAGAATTACACCTCCTATGACTATGGCGCGGCGATCACCGAGGCCCGCCAGTTCGAGCCCAAATATTACGAGGACAAGCGCATCGGCTATCTGGTGACGGGCCTGCCCGCGCTGCTGAAAACCGATGATCTGAAGCCCCGCGCACCGGACAATCCCCGCCTTGTGGAGATCGCGCGGATCAACCCCGAGACCGGCACGCAATTCCATCTGCTGCGCCATGGCGACACGACGGCCTCGACGGTGGAAAGCACCCATATCGCCCTGTCGCTGAAGGAGGGGGCTTTCCCGCGCATCCCGCAGCAGCCCGGCACGGCGATCCGCATCGATGGACGCGAAAGCAAGCTGCTGGTGGCCGACGCGAAGATCGGCGCGGCCACGCTGGTTTATTCGACCTCCGAAGTGATGACACAGGCCGCCATCGGCGGGCGCGATGTGGGCGTACTCTATGGACGCGCGGGCAGTGATGGCGAGACGGCGCTGGCCTTCAAGGCCAAACCGCAGATCAAGGTGCTGGACGGGCAGGCCACCACGAGCTGGTCGAAGGGCATCCTGCGCATCAACTATCAGCATCATGGCCTGCTGCGCCTGCTGATCGAAGGCGGCGAGCGTCCGCTGCTGTTGCTGATCGGCGAGAACAGCGCCACCGACCGCATCTGGCGTCAGGACACGGCGCAGGGCCCGGTGCTGCTGCTCGGCTCGCATCTGCTGCGCAGCGCGCATGGTGATGGCGACACGCTGGCGCTGACCGGCGATGGCGATGCCGACAATCACGCCGAAGTCCTCGCCGGGAAGGCCCAGCGCATCACATGGAATGGCGCCCCGGTGCAGGTCGCGCCGACGCCATCCGGTACGCTGGCCTTCGATCTGCCCGTGCCCAAGGCGCTGACTCTGCCCGCGCTCGATCACTGGACCAGCCGTGAGGATCAGCCCGAAACCAGCCCCGCCTTCGATGACAAGGGCTGGAAGCAGGCCGACCTCACCGCCAGCAGCAGTGTCACCAAGCCCGGCTCGCTGCCGGTGCTGTTCGCCGATGACTATGGCTTCCACACCGGCAACACATGGTATCGCGGCCATTTCAGCGGGAAGGCCGCGCCTTCAGGCATCAAGCTCAATGTGAAGAGCGGTGGCCCGGCAGGGGCCTTCTCGGTCTGGCTCAACGGGCATTTTCTGGGCAGCGTCACAAGCAACGAGACGGGCGCCTTCAGCTTCCCCGCCAATCTGGTGGTGGCGGGAGACAATGTCGTCTCGGTGCTCACCGTCAATATGGGGCATGAGGAGGATTACAACTCCACCGGCGAGAACCGCACGGCGCGCGGCATCGTCGCCGCCGTGCCGCTGGGGGCGGGCGCCGATGCCATCCGCTGGCGCCTGCAGGGCGCGGTCACCGGGCAGGATGCCTTGCGCGGGCCCTACAATCTGGGCGGCCTGCATGGCGAGCGCGAAGGCTGGCCGACCAGCCATGACACCGCCGGATGGACCCGGACCAGCCTGCCCGCCGACACCGCAACCCCGGGCATCCGCTGGTATCGCAGCGATGTGACGCTGGATCTGCCGCAGGGGCAGGACAGTTCGCTCAGCCTTGCCATTCAGGATCCGCCGGGGCGCCACTATCGCGCGCTGATCTTCGTCAACGGCTGGCAGATGGGCCATTATATCGCCGATATGGGCCCGCAGAGCCGTTTTCCCATTCCCTCAGGGGTTCTTGACGGGCATGGCGTTAACCATATCGCCATTGCGGTGTGGAAGACGGATGACACGCAAGGCGGGTTGGGACATGTGTCGCTGATCGATGAAGGCAGTTTCACCGCGCCCGACACCGCTCGATAA